CATGATTCACTTTTCAACGAAGACTTTAAAAAATAGGGTGCTAGACATCCTTTAAAACTAAACTTTTGTTGACACAATCAAATATGTATGCAATCGGATTTCGGCTCTATCTTGATCTCTTCTCTAACCCAGCAATTGATCTCGTTTTCCGAGGGTTCGACTTCGGCAAGGGAAGCTTCACTGCTTTCGGCAAATACCAAACCACCGCCAACAATTTTACAGAACGCTTATAATTTGATGAATATGATATAAATGTGCAAACATTCAACAAAGACTTTACAAAAATAGAGCCATTTCCTGGAGGGGAAAACCAGCCGACAGCCGCAACTGAGGGTGCAAAACCTGAACCCGGACAGCACTCAAGTGGTACATACACTTCTGTTTTGCCTTGTATTCTGGCCTTTCtgcatgatgatgatgatgatgatgaagatgATGCTGATAAAAAACAAGAGCCAATACCTCGGGAGTCAACTGGCTGGCGTATTTGTTATCTTACTAAATTGTAATTTAATTACTTACTGGCACAAGGCAAGCTTCCTTCCCCTTCGTGCTGAGTTCGATCGGCTGTTTGTTTGCGTACCGAAAACCACCAGCCGCAGCGTGATGCATGGTTTCACTGTATTTGGTTTTGTACGGGAAACGTTGAGTGGTCAAATATTGACACGataaattagaaaatgttgTGATGTTGGGGATAGATTTGTTTGCGTCACGATGTAAAAAagttttctatgaaaaaatgattaaattcctaaatttgttACGAAAATAATGCCTTCCAGAAATTTCGCGTTACTAGAACCGGATCACTTGTtaagctaagaacaagattgtctgGGCTGCTACAATAGTCGATGCAGACTACGATGGCAGTCGCAAGATTCTACGTAAAACTTGTTCTTAGTTTTAATGGCACCTGATAATTTTAACTGTATTTTCAAGTATGTATAAACTATCATATTAGGAGCACCGGGGTTAACAACTTGAcagaactaattttctttctTAACAAACCGTCACTTGTGTGCTATGTTGTGACTCGTCTACTTTAGGACGTGTCGCAAGATAGGACATAAGTGACGAAATGGTAACATAATAGTGGCTTCTTTTTTGTGGGTACCAAATATTTATCTACTAAAAGCTACTCAGTAGAATGCTTCTGTGGTTCAACATCAAAGAAACCGCCGTTTGGCAAATTGTCCGTGATTTAAGCAATTTTCTCATTCTGCTAATTAACGCAAGTCAATTGCCAATTTTTGCGCCATGCGCCAAAAGGTACACCAGGAACCCTTTTCCTTTTTACTTAAAACGCACATTGCCGCTCGAAAGGAAAGAGGGGAGAACATTTCAATTTAACGCGTAGTGCACCGTAAGTTGTGGGGGGTTTAAAAGAATGTACGCCCAATTGATTACGTGCCTTTAGCTGTGACCGGCAACAGTCGAGCCGGAAGACGAGTTATGGAGGGAGAGGGGGACAGTAAAATTGCAATGGCGCGTGCCGGAAACAACGTGTAAAACTGGCTTCGTCACCGCAAACATATAAGGTTGGAGCACACTCTCGTATGGCAGAATAATCACCGTCAGACAGATGCGACTAATTGACTAATTAATTATAAGGACTAACGGCATAATGATGGGTGCAGGAATACAGTGTAGGCGGTAGATCAAAAGGAAGAATATGTCACTTGGAAGACTGTTTTCAACTGTTGATTCTATGCtaatataatattaaaattgtttcaattttcaGACATTGAATGCGATTCTTTGCAAGAATATATGAAatcttatttaattattttataaacactcagagtttgttttctttttggcAAATATCGATTGCTTTAAATCTTTCGTCAATTAAAATTCCGATTCCATGTTGGAACTTTCAGATTCTGTTTGGCTCCTTGTAATGCTTGGAATCTTTCACAAGCTAATTATAAAGcaattaatttcattaaattgcAACAAAAACACTTTCCACGCTTAGAGCCTTAACACGTGGCTCGCGTTAGCGTAACGAAATCGGCAGTGTTGTTCGCAATGTAGCAGCGATAAAATATTCCCACTCAATAAAAATCACGCCACTGGTCAGACAAAAAGTGTGCGTGCTTGCAGATTCCCAGAAAGAAAAACAGCGACACGTGGCTGCTTTTGTTTGCAACGCTTTTCTAATTTCCTCACCAATTTACCCATGGCAATCATTTTGTGGCCAACCAACCAGTCCGTTTGGGTTTTTTTAATCATAGCAGTGGGAAAGGGAAAAAGGAAGCGATTGATTCATTATTCGGCAACAATGAAGTTGTTTGACTACACTGAGCCACGTGTCGGGATCCTTTTGGTTTGTGGTGAAACGACTGAACGTAGGTTATTGCAGCAACTTCGTTTTAGCATattttattttgacaatttttaagagtttttaatAATGTTACAATTTTTGCTATCACTTGTTTAACGGCAGTTAACAATTTAACCCGATTGTTTGACAACCGGGAATTCGAGATTTTGACAGCTGTTGGTCATTTGAATTCGGATTCGCTGGTTCAAGTGCTGTTTGATACAAACtagttaaattattttgtaaacctttttgacgaagaacttcgtcttagggctctatacagggtagcaatccaaaatttcgcggagcGAAATGTAACGAAAAGAAAATAAACGCGACTGCAAGATTTGCAACAATAATATCTCAACTCCTGTTCAACACACGTAAAAGTGgtacccaccaaacgaaaggggagatTTCAAGCTTTCTTAATATACCTAATTAATGGCCATGAAATTTAGTTGAAGcacttaaaaactgagtttaaattaataaaactgcttccacacagcaagcaagcacgcacacaacacacacacgcgcacactCTCTCTCTTGACTCCGCCCCCAAAGCCTTGCCTGCGTTTGGCCTTGACACAATTTGGCGATTTATTCCTTTTGTGCTGCTGCTTCGTCAAACGCCAAAACGATTTGATATAAAAGGAGGTGCCGATACAAAATCAAGTCAAATCAATTTTGGACGCCGACCTGGAAGgagctcctgctgctgctgattcgggacctgctgctgctgattgcGGGACGGAACCAAGGAAGGACGCGCGGGGTGACGGATTTCACAGCTCGGCGAGCTGCCTTCACCCCGCTCCCCCAAACCGGTGACGCCGACCCGGACGGAGCTCCTgatgcaacagcagcagcagcagcagagaacAAGAAATGCACTCGGTGCAGCGGAGGAAGAAGCGGCCAAAGGATGAAAATCTGCGGGAGGAGAGGACGAATCTGCGGGAGGAGACCACCGTGTTGCACACGAAGCCGCAGCAGTAGAGGCGCGGGAGCCAACACTTGTGCTTGCCGTAATGGCCTACCACCAAccaacggcccttttcagggccaataataccctcacgaaagagttattctcgaatattcaaaaatcctgGTAATGTGGAAAAAGTAAAATGAAGCACCCAGAATAGTGTTCAAAATGAATTAATTTTGTTACACTTGGATgggttctctctctctctctctctctctctctctctctctctctctctctctctctctctctctctctctctctctctctctctctctctctctccacgACTTCGATTCCACGCCACGACTTCGATTCGGTGGGCTTGGGACGCGACGGAGTGTGTGTTCGTATGCACACGTCGCGGCCTCCAAATGTGATGCTATATTTCGTGCGCTGCGTTGAGCTTCCCGGTGAAGTTAAAACAGCCAGATGCTTTAAATGGCACTTTGCTGGCAGAAATCCATAACCAAGAGTTAtttcttaaaattgaaaaaaaaatcagcttgcaTTCCCGCGAAAGTAGTAAATGCTCGtcctcacacacatacacactcccCGTTTGATGGTACACGCTGATTGGGTTCTACGCGTCGAGTTTCCCTTCCGCGGACGTTCGATTCAAGTACCTAAAATCGTCTCGGACTTAGCAAAGTTTAATCAACCCCGAGACCACTAAATCGACCAAAGCGCGCTTAAAATGGACGTCGGGCTGCCTCGGCAGCAGATGTAGCCAGTTTTGGGACTTCAGATAGTCCTTTCCACAAAAGAGCAATCAATTAGCGTTCAGAATGTGcgtgcacacacaaacacacacctgTTTGTTGGTACACGCTAAATGGAACTTAACAACTGAGCTTCCCCTCCACGGACGGGACATTCAAGTACCTAAATAGCCCTCAAAATTCTTTCTTAAAGATATCGTCCACCGTCGAATGAGCGTTTGCAGAAGCAGCGGTCACCACCAGGGGACCTCAAATCTGCGACGGTCAAAAATTCAAGCAGCCCGATTTCAAACCTGCGACGCTAGGCGTCATAATGCTTCATAATTTAAGCGCTCTGCAGAGCAGAAGTGaaagtacagtcgactctctggttgtcaatatccaagggaccgtcgaggaagagaatcatcagtttacagaacgacccagctatgggagagaaacatggcaacgtccatcaaacaaaaacaaactaatgtcaaatacccttcaaagcttcgtttcgccaagaaaaatgtctatgcaagccatgagaaagtgaaattattgacaaccggaagagatttttaatgcaaacagaatccaagggaccgtcgaggaagagatccttcaagcaaggaaaaatatcgaggaatgaagataattgaagtatgcagattgaagggactgaagaattcatcgatagatggagaattattgatatcgagaagatcgacagccagagagtcgactgtaataaaTTTCGACTTTTGATTTTGCTTGCTTGCCACACACACAGCACATGATAATTTCAACATGCAAGTGGTTGCAgtggttttttaaatgttgtaaatataATGATTAGGCTCAGTGAAAATTTACGCATAATAAATAATGTTAACCTTAATTTAGAATTGAcaagaataactctttcgtgaatatttttatggccctgaaaagggccgtttgatTTTATATAATTGAAGGAAAAGGAAATATTAATTTCCAGCACATTTAATCCGATCACCGCAGTTGTGCGGTCGGATGAAAACGAATGGAATTCTGGGGGAAATTAACATTTCCGTCCGAGGGTCAATGGGAGGCAGCCCAAATAATGGTGCAAAGTTGCCATGTACATCGTCCATTCTGCTGGCTTTGCTCGCTGCTCGTTGTTTGCTGCTTCGTTCCGTTCGAATGAGTTAAGAATGGCTTGCAAAGCAATCATATTTATGCGCCAGAATTGGGGACGCATGAACCGCCTACGTCAATGGAGACTCCACCCTCCAGCGCAAAATCTGGCTCGCGCGAAAGTATAAAAGAAAAATCCCAACGCAGAAGCCTCTTCATTCTATCCGGACTACCGACGAGTGAAGGTCGaaccgcggagcagcagcagcagcagcagtaccaGCAGAGGAGAGCAGCAGAGAAGAAGAGCAACACCAGCAGAGGAGAGCAGCAGAGAAGAAGAGCAACTTCAAGTGTTCTTCACTCTCGTTCGGGCCAACAAGGAAGAAAAAGTAAAAGCTGAAAAACAGCCGGAACTGTCCCGGATCAGTCGCGGATTGCATTGTAAATCTGCCGGCACACCGCTTATGAATtcaaacggcccttttcagggccaacaacacaatcacgaaagagttattcttcaaatctaaaattgtttttgtgaAGGGGAGGTGGAAATGCACTTACTAATGAGAAgcaaaattggctcaaaatggGTAAATGTTTCTAATTCCTTTAATttacatttgattttgctgctcGTCATTTACTGTaacaaacacacagacacacacaaacacagtaAAATTTGCaagcccacacacacacacacacacacacacactcactgtCTCATCTACcgcattttatctaaattttaaaacaaatccaTGACTGATTTCGGTCGCCTGAAGAATGTGGACTGAGAaagaataaaattataaaatatttgacaattttttgccttggctcaattttgcacACAATCAAAGCTCTTGGAAATTCTTTCCTTGCAAGTGGCAGGCAAAATTGTTTGCATTTGACGACAAAAAGCGACTAGCACATCGCCCAAGCAAAACGACGAGTGGCGAGACAAAATCACCTCACCTAATGGATGCTCGCAGATTGAAACCGAGTCTCTGCAAAGCACTAATACTTATGCGCCCGAATTGGGGACGTATGAACCTCCTACGTCAATCGAGACTCCACCCTCCAGCGCAAAATCTGGGTCGCGCGAAAGTATAAAAGAAAAATCCCAGCGCAGAAGCCTCTTCATTCTATCCGGACTACCGACGAGTGAAGGTCGaaccgcggagcagcagcagcagcaacaccgACAGAGAAGAAGAGCAGCACCAGCAGAGCAGAGGGGAAGAGCAGCACCAGCAGAGGAGAGAAGAAGAGCACCGCTTATAAAatcaaacggcccttttcagggccaacaaAACCCTCACGAAAGAGTGAttctttaatttcaaaatgaattgCCTGCCAAAAGGCCACATGGtcgatttgtgtgtgtgtgtgtgtgtgtgtgtgtgtgtgtgtgtgtgtgtgtgtgattgtgtatgtgtgtgtgtgtgattgtgtgtgtgtgattgtgtgtgtgtgattgtgtgtgtgtgtgtgtgtgtgtgtgtgtgtgtgtgtgtgtgtgtgtgtgtgtgtgtgtgtgtgtgtgtgtgtgtgtgtgtgtgtgtgtgtgtgtgtgtgtgtgtgtgtgtgtgtgtgtgtgtgtgtgtgtgtgtgtgtgtgtgtgtgtgtgtgtgtgtgtgtgtgattgtgtgtgagGGAGAGAGATGGGGGTAGAGAGAGAGGGAGGGAGagaaagagagggagagagtaTATTTTTGCGCAACTATATAAGAAATATCGCCCGCAAAACTGCAAACACTTTGCTCTTGGCATTCAGCTAGTGAGGATGTCACGACACCTGGCGGCGAAATACCTTGCGAGTCATCGCAAGCGGAAGCGTGaggagagagagaaggagaacaGAGTGGTGGCGCCACTGAGGCAAGCTGAGGAGACGATTGCTGATCGTGATGAGGAGGGAGAGCAGGAGATGGAGAAGGAGGAGGGAGAGCAGGAGAtggaggaggaagaggagaTCAAGGCACCGAAACCGCGGAGGCCTGCCAAGACGAGCGCTGAGCGCGTCAGGGAATTCCGCCAGCGGAAGAAACTGAAAGCGCAAGAGGAGGCCGAGCGAGGAGGTACAGTAGCGGCCGGTAACCCAGCAGCAACTGTGAATTTGGAGCCGATGCCCGGCCCGAGCACGGGGCCAGTACGGTTCTACCCACGACCTGACCCGGTACAGATTCCGTCGGGTTCTGGAAGGGGCACGTTCCAGGCCGATTCCGAGACATTTCTTGGTGAGTTTTTAGCAAAAAGTGATAAACTGCAGAACAAAGATTTGCTTTAATTTTATTGTCTATTCTTTTAAGACAAGATAACGCCAAACTGTGAAACCAAGATTTTTAACTTTcgctaaattcaacaaaattttacaacttagcaatataatgctgatcatgtttgaaagttttcacattGCATGCACAATTTGTGTTCTTGAAATGAATTTTCTCTGTATAAAGCGGATATTTTAACGTATGAATATGAATTTAGTTGgcagaataatttaattttgttcttAAAACAAACACAGTTAATATAGCCAATAAAAATaatctgttttagagttttagcaTGAGATAGGCATTTGTTCTACGCACTGTCTAACTTTGAATTTTGGGTTTAATATTATACAATCAAAAGCAACTATTTAGATCTTCCTGTATCTTACAGGAATCGTACCGACTCGTTCCGCTCTGAACGAGTCCTCTCAGGTATCAGTACCCAATAGTCAGGGTAAGTCTGGGTAACTTAGGGAGGTCTTTCAATATTATCCCcaattgtttaatgttttgtaGAGACGGGTACGACTGCCACAGCTGGTGGCAAGCCAGATTGCGCGAAGGCCGACATTGCTTTTCACAAAAAGTTTACCGACAACAAACTGGGTGATTATTGCAATGTTTGTGAACGCATCTGGTTCAGCAATGACTTGAGGTCCATCACAAGCGATGGCGGGAGAGTGTTGGTCGAGGCAGGCCACTTTGAGTCAGTCGCGGGATTCAAGGTGTGCCAGACCTGCCACAACTCTCTGAGGAATGGAAAAGTACCCACTTTGTCCACATCGAACGGATTTACCTACCCGGAGAAGCCAGCGAACCTTCCACCACTGGATCCGATCACCGAGCGGTTGATTGCGCCAAGGCTGCCGTTCATGCAAATTCGTCGGCTCAGTCATGCGCGAGGTGAAAATTGTTTATCAACTTTGAATTTTGTAGTTGGTGACGTGCTTTGAAATTTTAGGAAGCTACACAATCATCGGGCAGATTATAAATGTCCCTGTTGATGTCAACGAGATGGTTCGGATGCTTCCGCGTCAATTGGAGGATGATTACGCCTTTaatgtttgcattaaaaagcaATTGATCCACAAGTCCAACTACCTGCAGGGATATGTCAAGAAGTCTGTCGTTAAAGCATGGCTTCGCTATCTTATCAACACTCCGTTGTATAAGCGCGAAGGTATCGTTTTGGATGAAAGCCTCATAGAACCAGATGTACCAGAAGGTACTGACGGTGAGGAAATGGTTGAGCTGGAAGTATCGGAAGTCGTGGATGTCCCAAGAGATGTCCCAAGAATTCCCCAGCAGAACGACCAAATTGCACTTGACGTACTCGAAACTGAAGCGGAATTGTTCACAGGACAGCAACAGACCGTCTTATGGAACGAGGACATGAGTCTAAATATTGCTCCTGGTCAGAACCGAATGCCGACTTCCATCGTGTACGATCAGTATGCAGAAGAGCTTTCTTTTCCCGGAATCTACCAAGGAAAAATACGATCGTACAGGAAAGGGGTTCGCGTTACTCCTTACGATAAGGCTACCAGTGAAACTAGACGACGTGACCGGCGTGGAGCAAAGCCGACTCACATCCTGTACATGGGTGTTAAGATCATGCGTCTTCGGGTTCACGATGGAGTTTCGAGCTCCTTTAGGGTCCAAGGTACGAACAATGTGACCCGTGCTCAACTCAGTGACCCGCAGTTCATGCAGAGCCTTATCGAGAGGAACTTCGCGTGGCTGAAATCGATTCCGAACTCGGCATTGTACTGGCAGATACGGGAGAAAGATTTGTTCGCCATGATTCGACAGCTGGGAAAGCCAACGGTTTTCTTGACTATGAGTGCTAACGAGACTCACTGGCCCGAACTGCTGAAGATACTGTACAAGCTCTCGGATCAAGAGAACAGGATCGACTTGACAGAACCGATGGAGCAACTAACAGCACTTCAAAGAGCAGTATTGGTCAGTGAAGATCCAGTCACGTGCTGCCTCTATTTCAACAAGCTGATCGAAGTCATCCTCTTGATCTTGGGTTCGAAAACTCATAGTCCGTTCGGGAAGTACTACGTCGTCGATTACTTCAAACGGATTGAGTTCCAGCATCGCGGTAGTCCCCACTGCCATGCAGTGCTTTGGCTCGCCAACGATCCCAAGGAACCTGCTTCCGAGCACATGCCTGCTACTCTGGAACTGATCAACACCATCACTTCCATTAGATTCGAGGACCTTCCCACGCAGACGGCTACTAAGCAGGTTCATCGTTGCACGTTCACTTGCACAAAGCGAGGGGAAAAGCGCTGTCGGTTCAATATACCGTACTGGCCCATGAAAGAACAACGGGTCCTGCTTCCTCTTAAGGCTGACGACAGTCGCCGCAAAGAGTTGAAGAAACGCGCTGAGGAAATGCGTGATGTCCTGGCAACAATGGTATTCGATACGATTGAGGACTATCTGGCCCACTGCGAGTGTACATACGAGTACTACCTGGATGTAGTTCGTGCATCGCTGAAACAGCCTACGGTCTTCTACAAGCGCTCGATGGATGAAAAGGAACTGCGAACGAATCCGTTCAACGCATGGATTGCGGACAAGCTGCGTTCGAACATGGATCTCCAGTTTATTGTTGACGAAAAGAAACTTTGCCACTACCTGGTAGAGTACGTCAACAAGTCCAATCGTGGTGTTAGTGGATTGCACCGAGAGCTGATCCTCATGCAAGAGCAGAACCCCGAGATGGACTACGGCGAGATGCTGAAGAAGATCAGCCTGAAGATGCTTGGAGCCGTGGAGATGTGCGCTCAGGAAGCAGCCTGGTTCCTACTGCGATTGCCGATGTCCGAGGCAAGTAAGAAAGTTGAGTTCATTCCAACTGCGTGGCCCCAAGACCGGACAAGAAGCAGGAAGCACTTCAAGACCATGGATGCAGAAGGAGTTGGCGATGACTCGACAGATGTGTGGAACAAGAACATCATCGAGAAGTACGAAGAGCGTGAAGGCCTGGAAGACGTCTGCTTGGCTGAGTTCGTAGCTTGGTATTCTCAGGAAAGAGGTAAAAAGAGCTACAAGAAAAGGACACAGCCAAGGGTGCTGC
This is a stretch of genomic DNA from Culex pipiens pallens isolate TS chromosome 1, TS_CPP_V2, whole genome shotgun sequence. It encodes these proteins:
- the LOC120425032 gene encoding uncharacterized protein LOC120425032; amino-acid sequence: MSRHLAAKYLASHRKRKREEREKENRVVAPLRQAEETIADRDEEGEQEMEKEEGEQEMEEEEEIKAPKPRRPAKTSAERVREFRQRKKLKAQEEAERGGTVAAGNPAATVNLEPMPGPSTGPVRFYPRPDPVQIPSGSGRGTFQADSETFLGEFLAKSDKLQNKDLL